Proteins encoded within one genomic window of Spirochaeta cellobiosiphila DSM 17781:
- a CDS encoding ABC-F family ATP-binding cassette domain-containing protein → MIQLTKVSLAFGDRDILKEVSLQLSKEVKSALSGANGAGKSTLLKIVAGIVSIDSGTVSLSKDFRLGYLPQGGLEAENGLSLWEETEKAYSFYKELEIQAHKIAEQLATEKDPDKQSQLILDHHNLQETILHSGYYEKDQSIGTILNGLGFKSDDYNKEAASFSGGWQMRIALAKVLLEHPDFLLLDEPTNYLDIEAKDWLQSFLSAYEGGFLLVSHDRHFLDQCVNQVIEVFHGGLEIYKGNYSQYQSKREEELKSLMSEYEKQQEELQKLDDFISRFRYNASKAKLVQSRIKQRDKIQLIQIPEGMIPIHFHFPPPPHSGKQVLDLENLNKSYGNHKVLVDVNLNLTRGEKLVITGVNGAGKSTLMRILAGEDTNFQGTVKWGTDVKIGYFSQDHENKLKPSNTILEELESSSPTSMLPQLRNLLGAFLFKGDDVFKQVSVLSGGEKSRLSLLKLLLSPANLLILDEPTNHLDLTSKDVLLEALKEYEGTLLFVSHDRYFIEKLATSVLELSVNGPRLFPGDYQYYRYRLEAEAKGETTRSELVQESKSTLEDLSSGKEEHLRQKELKKERKKWERISEDSQNKISHIELVIQDKEKSLASPEIYSDPIKSREIQDELEKLHKDLEDCLLTWEEAEIKLSE, encoded by the coding sequence GTGATCCAATTAACTAAAGTCTCTCTAGCATTTGGTGATAGGGATATATTAAAAGAGGTATCTCTCCAACTATCAAAAGAGGTTAAATCTGCCCTATCTGGTGCTAATGGAGCTGGAAAATCAACTTTACTAAAAATCGTTGCTGGGATAGTGAGCATCGATTCAGGAACGGTCTCATTATCAAAAGACTTTAGATTAGGATATCTACCACAAGGTGGTTTAGAAGCAGAAAACGGTCTTTCTCTGTGGGAAGAAACGGAGAAAGCCTATAGTTTCTATAAAGAGCTTGAGATACAAGCCCATAAAATAGCAGAGCAACTAGCAACGGAAAAGGATCCAGACAAACAGTCCCAGTTGATTCTGGACCATCATAACCTCCAAGAAACCATTCTCCACAGCGGGTATTATGAAAAAGATCAATCCATTGGTACTATCCTAAATGGTTTAGGATTTAAGAGCGATGATTATAATAAAGAAGCGGCTTCCTTCTCTGGTGGCTGGCAAATGCGTATTGCCCTCGCCAAGGTATTGCTTGAACATCCAGATTTCCTTCTTTTAGACGAACCAACTAACTATTTAGATATAGAGGCAAAAGATTGGCTCCAAAGTTTTCTTTCAGCTTATGAGGGAGGATTTCTATTGGTTAGTCATGATAGACACTTTCTTGACCAATGTGTAAATCAAGTTATCGAAGTTTTTCATGGTGGATTGGAGATATACAAAGGAAACTACTCCCAATATCAGAGTAAAAGAGAAGAAGAACTGAAATCTCTTATGTCTGAATATGAGAAACAACAGGAGGAGTTACAAAAGCTCGATGATTTTATTAGTCGATTTAGATATAATGCCAGTAAAGCAAAGTTGGTACAAAGCCGTATAAAACAACGAGATAAAATCCAACTTATTCAAATACCAGAAGGAATGATTCCCATACATTTTCATTTTCCTCCTCCTCCACATTCAGGCAAGCAAGTATTAGATTTGGAAAATCTGAATAAATCCTATGGAAACCACAAAGTTTTAGTCGATGTCAATTTAAATCTAACCCGAGGGGAGAAGTTGGTTATAACTGGTGTTAATGGTGCAGGAAAGTCTACTTTAATGCGGATTTTAGCTGGTGAGGACACAAACTTCCAAGGTACCGTTAAATGGGGAACTGATGTAAAAATCGGTTATTTCAGTCAAGATCATGAAAATAAATTAAAACCATCAAATACTATTTTAGAAGAACTGGAAAGCTCAAGTCCAACCAGTATGTTACCTCAACTTCGTAACTTACTGGGTGCTTTTTTATTCAAAGGTGACGATGTTTTTAAACAGGTTTCAGTGTTATCTGGTGGAGAAAAAAGCAGGTTAAGCCTACTTAAGCTTTTACTAAGTCCTGCAAACCTCCTTATTTTGGATGAGCCGACTAATCATTTAGATCTAACCAGTAAAGACGTACTCCTGGAAGCCTTAAAAGAATATGAGGGAACCTTATTGTTTGTTAGTCATGATAGGTACTTTATTGAAAAACTAGCCACTTCTGTACTGGAATTATCAGTAAATGGTCCTCGTTTATTTCCTGGAGACTATCAGTATTATCGATATCGTCTGGAGGCAGAAGCCAAAGGCGAGACGACTAGGTCTGAGTTAGTTCAGGAATCAAAATCCACTCTAGAAGATTTATCATCAGGGAAAGAAGAACATTTAAGACAGAAAGAATTGAAGAAGGAACGCAAAAAATGGGAACGGATATCCGAAGATTCACAAAATAAAATCTCCCATATAGAACTTGTTATTCAAGATAAGGAGAAGAGTCTAGCAAGTCCTGAGATATATTCAGACCCCATTAAAAGTCGAGAAATTCAAGATGAGTTAGAAAAACTACATAAAGACTTAGAAGATTGTCTTCTCACTTGGGAAGAGGCAGAAATAAAGCTAAGCGAATAA
- a CDS encoding Hsp70 family protein encodes MKYMGLDFGTSNSVAGFGIDQEVSVVPIDDQGKGVMPSTLFYHTDLETYFFGNTANNMHKIGTSGRYLKSLKSILGSSLQNHQTRIGSKEIPLTQLIAIYINNIKNKVEAHYNSPIDSVVAGRPVFYSNVSREVDKASERAYEDILRSIGFKNILFEYEPIAAAYSYEQDLQEETLALIVDLGGGTSDFSLVRLHPKIDKKERAQNILGYHSVHVAGDDFDREVNLATIMTHLGYKKNMDNGRPVPHWIYTELSTWEKINLFMQNNSNHMLLDELTKQQKNKVDFINLKYVVDNQLPYYLLGASEQVKIGLSGDNEIHKEIKLFNPAINIQWNIDQFNNAINHLSEKIIQALEETLRQGGVTPKDVRTIFFTGGTSQIPLIRDRILSLCSQSKVIEGDTFSSVGHGLTLKARELFA; translated from the coding sequence ATGAAATATATGGGATTAGATTTTGGAACCTCAAATTCTGTGGCTGGTTTTGGCATAGATCAAGAAGTTAGTGTTGTACCTATCGATGATCAAGGTAAAGGTGTAATGCCTAGTACTTTATTTTATCATACAGATTTAGAGACTTATTTTTTTGGTAATACTGCTAATAATATGCATAAGATAGGAACCTCAGGACGTTATCTGAAGTCGTTAAAAAGTATTTTAGGCTCTTCTCTTCAAAACCATCAAACCCGTATTGGTTCTAAAGAGATCCCCTTAACCCAGTTGATTGCCATTTATATTAATAATATTAAAAACAAAGTGGAAGCTCATTATAATAGTCCCATTGATTCTGTTGTAGCCGGTCGTCCGGTTTTTTATTCTAATGTAAGCAGGGAAGTTGATAAGGCCTCTGAACGGGCCTATGAGGATATCTTAAGATCAATTGGTTTTAAAAATATCTTATTTGAATACGAACCTATCGCTGCGGCCTATAGTTATGAACAAGATCTTCAGGAAGAGACTCTAGCACTGATAGTAGATTTGGGTGGGGGAACTTCAGATTTTTCGTTAGTAAGACTTCACCCTAAAATTGATAAAAAGGAAAGGGCTCAGAACATCCTGGGTTATCATAGTGTTCATGTAGCAGGAGATGATTTTGATAGGGAAGTAAATCTGGCTACTATCATGACCCATCTAGGATATAAAAAGAACATGGATAATGGTAGACCTGTTCCTCATTGGATTTATACAGAGCTGTCTACATGGGAAAAGATCAATCTTTTTATGCAAAACAACTCTAATCATATGCTATTGGATGAATTGACAAAACAACAAAAAAACAAAGTAGATTTCATAAATTTAAAATATGTCGTTGATAATCAACTGCCCTACTATTTATTAGGAGCCTCTGAGCAGGTCAAAATTGGATTATCTGGTGATAATGAAATTCATAAAGAAATAAAGTTGTTCAATCCGGCCATTAATATTCAATGGAATATAGATCAATTTAACAACGCCATTAATCATTTAAGTGAAAAAATTATACAGGCTCTGGAAGAAACATTACGACAAGGTGGGGTCACCCCTAAAGATGTCCGTACCATCTTTTTTACTGGCGGAACATCTCAAATTCCTTTAATACGAGATCGGATACTCAGTTTATGTTCCCAATCAAAGGTCATAGAAGGGGATACCTTTAGTAGTGTTGGACACGGATTAACATTAAAGGCAAGAGAGTTATTCGCTTAG
- a CDS encoding Gfo/Idh/MocA family protein, with protein sequence MIKWGIIGAGRIAHLFAESLKYSKTGELYAVGSRSLEKAEEFAGKYGVGKSYGSYEDLLRDPEVNAIYVATPHSFHKENTLLCLNHGKHVLCEKPFAINHAESLEMINLAKEKGLFLMEAFWSRYIPGLIEARSIIQSGKIGKVTDCEASFVLDHDGDVEDRLLNKKLGGGALLDMGVYPINITQWLLGTISLKDQKAVIGKTGVDIDDDLITSYESGARGKLHFDMHTPFEAKGKFIGTEGTLEIVSPLFKPQELIITQDGKSQHLKYPFDGPGYQFEADHFAECLEKGLLESPEMTHEETLQIMKFMDDTRAKWGLVYPGEE encoded by the coding sequence ATGATCAAATGGGGAATCATTGGAGCTGGACGTATAGCTCATCTATTTGCTGAGAGTTTAAAATATTCAAAAACAGGTGAACTGTATGCGGTTGGTTCCCGTTCACTAGAAAAAGCCGAAGAATTTGCTGGTAAATATGGCGTTGGGAAAAGCTATGGTAGTTATGAGGATCTCCTTAGGGATCCTGAGGTTAATGCTATCTATGTGGCTACTCCACATAGCTTTCATAAGGAAAACACTTTGTTGTGCCTTAATCATGGTAAACATGTTTTATGTGAGAAGCCTTTTGCTATTAATCATGCAGAATCTCTTGAAATGATTAATTTGGCAAAAGAAAAGGGTTTGTTTTTAATGGAAGCCTTTTGGTCTCGCTATATACCTGGATTAATTGAAGCTAGATCAATAATCCAGTCTGGTAAGATTGGAAAAGTAACAGATTGTGAAGCATCTTTTGTTCTTGATCACGATGGTGATGTGGAAGATCGATTATTAAATAAAAAATTAGGCGGTGGTGCTTTATTGGATATGGGCGTTTATCCTATCAATATAACCCAATGGCTCCTTGGTACTATATCATTAAAAGATCAAAAAGCTGTCATAGGTAAAACTGGTGTTGATATTGACGATGATCTTATAACCAGCTACGAAAGTGGGGCTCGGGGAAAATTACACTTTGATATGCATACTCCTTTTGAAGCTAAAGGAAAGTTCATTGGAACGGAAGGGACTTTAGAAATCGTTTCTCCCTTGTTTAAGCCTCAAGAGTTAATTATTACACAAGATGGTAAATCTCAACATCTTAAATACCCATTCGATGGACCAGGGTATCAGTTCGAAGCAGATCACTTTGCAGAATGTCTAGAAAAAGGATTATTGGAAAGTCCTGAAATGACACATGAAGAAACATTACAAATCATGAAATTTATGGATGATACTAGAGCAAAATGGGGCTTAGTCTATCCTGGTGAGGAATAA
- a CDS encoding exodeoxyribonuclease III produces the protein MKSIYTWNVNGIRAAEKKGLFDWMDEIDPDILALQETKAQPEQLTENFLNRQGYHTYWASAVKKGYSGVVAYTKEEPQKVENLGIEEFDSEGRFQALHFTDYILINSYFPNSQEKGKRLDYKLAYLDAVLEYASNIVNSGKNVLICGDYNIAHKPIDLANPKSNVKNPGYLPEERAWMDKFLEAGYVDTFRLFNKEPHQYTWWSYRMNARERNIGWRIDYHCVNQSFSSKVKDCLIYNQVLGSDHCPVRIDLDI, from the coding sequence ATGAAAAGTATATACACATGGAACGTTAATGGAATCAGAGCTGCCGAAAAAAAAGGTCTATTTGATTGGATGGATGAAATAGATCCAGATATTCTGGCTCTCCAGGAAACAAAAGCCCAACCAGAACAGTTAACAGAAAACTTTCTTAATCGCCAGGGCTATCATACCTATTGGGCAAGTGCGGTAAAAAAAGGTTACTCAGGTGTTGTAGCATATACAAAAGAAGAACCTCAAAAAGTAGAGAATTTGGGTATTGAAGAATTTGATTCAGAAGGTCGCTTTCAAGCCCTTCATTTTACAGATTACATTTTGATTAACAGTTACTTTCCCAATTCCCAAGAAAAAGGAAAGAGACTTGATTATAAATTAGCTTATCTGGATGCCGTGTTAGAATATGCATCCAATATTGTCAACAGTGGAAAAAATGTGCTCATTTGTGGCGATTATAACATTGCACACAAACCTATTGATTTGGCGAATCCAAAAAGTAATGTAAAGAACCCCGGTTATTTACCTGAAGAAAGGGCTTGGATGGACAAATTCCTGGAAGCGGGATATGTAGATACTTTCAGGTTATTTAACAAAGAACCTCACCAATATACATGGTGGTCCTACAGAATGAATGCCAGAGAGAGAAATATAGGGTGGCGTATTGACTATCATTGTGTTAATCAATCTTTTTCTTCAAAAGTAAAGGATTGTCTCATATATAATCAAGTTCTTGGTTCAGATCATTGTCCTGTACGAATTGATTTAGACATATAA
- a CDS encoding Hsp33 family molecular chaperone HslO, with protein MIRRYEDPQHNEDKMFNFFLDKGQFRGAIVHGTAMIREMKENHNLGILETLILGQSYLAGALLTSNLKGGDRVAFDVKCNGPVEGIFVESNYDGHVRGYLKNDNIPLDKELESFDTSPFIGKGTLSFTKYVSEDSQPFTGTVELQYGSIAKDLAYYFTQSEQLPTALELSILFDKEGNVSSAGGLLIQSMPGTSQERLDEITSLLFDKISIAKQMANGEDVVNILFEDFKHFSPQIIGNKPIEFFCPCSKDRFGSFLKSLPKKDKKEISTQGPFPLVLNCHNCGSEYSFSKEELKEIL; from the coding sequence ATGATTAGACGCTATGAAGATCCTCAGCATAACGAGGATAAAATGTTCAATTTCTTTCTTGATAAAGGACAATTCAGAGGTGCCATAGTTCATGGGACTGCTATGATTCGTGAAATGAAAGAAAACCACAACCTGGGAATCCTGGAAACATTGATTCTTGGACAATCCTATTTAGCAGGTGCTTTATTGACTTCAAACCTAAAAGGAGGAGATAGAGTCGCTTTTGATGTGAAATGCAATGGTCCTGTTGAAGGAATATTTGTTGAATCCAATTATGATGGACATGTACGTGGGTACTTAAAAAACGACAATATTCCCTTAGACAAGGAACTGGAAAGTTTTGATACAAGCCCTTTTATAGGTAAGGGGACCTTATCCTTTACCAAATATGTCTCTGAAGATTCCCAGCCATTCACTGGTACTGTAGAACTGCAATATGGTTCAATAGCCAAAGATTTAGCCTACTATTTCACACAAAGTGAACAATTACCTACAGCACTTGAACTGTCCATTCTTTTTGATAAAGAAGGAAATGTAAGTTCTGCAGGAGGACTTTTAATACAGTCTATGCCCGGAACAAGTCAAGAAAGGCTGGATGAAATAACTTCCCTTTTATTTGATAAAATATCCATAGCCAAACAAATGGCTAATGGGGAAGACGTGGTAAACATATTGTTTGAAGACTTTAAGCATTTCTCCCCCCAAATCATCGGCAACAAACCTATAGAGTTCTTCTGCCCTTGTTCGAAGGACAGATTTGGCTCCTTTCTCAAAAGCTTACCTAAGAAAGATAAAAAAGAAATATCGACTCAAGGACCATTCCCCTTAGTCCTTAACTGTCATAATTGTGGTTCGGAATACTCTTTTTCAAAAGAAGAACTAAAAGAAATCCTATAA
- the glmS gene encoding glutamine--fructose-6-phosphate transaminase (isomerizing), whose amino-acid sequence MCGIVGYLGPRKASSVLLQGLRQLEYRGYDSSGISILTNKKIKIYKKEGKLANLIQEVPEKLNSPLGIGHTRWATHGGVSDTNAHPHISYKERVAIVHNGIIDNFTSLKEELIEKGISFSSDTDSEVLAHLIDYYLDEDPEVAVQKALDRIDGTYGVIALFKDYPDILIGARNGSPLILGVGDGESILASDASAFIGLSRQAIYLDDGDMIVVKAKEYKTLDRHYKEVFKQPETIDAQSTTISKEGFDHFLLKEIFEQPRSLSRAMGEGGRLQAEFGSAKLGGLNLDTRDFFDIENIHIIGMGTAYYAGMVGSQIIERLARIPTQVLDASELRFSNPIVKKNTLYLAISQSGETADTITAVKEIQNKGGRVLGIINVVGSTLARLTEGGVYTHGGQEVSVASTKAFTAQIMALTLLALLLGRKKDVPISYGKILVKALSDIPAKVQQILDQAHKIKQIAEKYSSASSFLFLARGLNYPIALEGALKLKEISYIHAEGFSSGGLKHGPLALVDEKTPSVFIVSEGETFEKSLSNMQEVKARKGKIIVITDSQDNRIKTLADDYFIVPQSEEVLMPLLNVIPLQLLSYYIANHLGRDVDQPRNLAKSVTTD is encoded by the coding sequence ATGTGTGGAATTGTTGGATATCTGGGACCACGAAAAGCATCATCTGTGCTATTGCAAGGACTAAGACAACTAGAATATAGAGGTTATGATTCTTCTGGAATTAGTATTCTCACTAACAAAAAAATTAAAATCTATAAGAAAGAAGGAAAACTGGCAAATCTCATTCAAGAGGTTCCAGAGAAGCTGAACTCTCCCTTAGGAATTGGTCATACAAGATGGGCAACCCATGGGGGTGTTAGTGATACCAATGCCCATCCCCATATTAGCTACAAAGAAAGGGTTGCCATAGTACACAATGGGATAATCGATAACTTTACCTCCTTAAAAGAGGAACTCATAGAAAAGGGCATAAGCTTTTCTAGTGATACAGATTCTGAAGTCTTGGCCCATCTCATTGATTACTATCTGGACGAGGATCCTGAAGTCGCTGTACAAAAAGCTCTCGACAGAATTGATGGCACTTATGGTGTTATTGCTCTCTTTAAGGATTATCCTGATATTCTTATTGGCGCTAGAAATGGCTCTCCCCTGATTCTAGGGGTAGGTGATGGAGAAAGTATTCTAGCATCCGATGCCTCTGCCTTTATTGGATTATCACGACAGGCAATCTACCTTGATGATGGGGATATGATTGTTGTCAAAGCAAAAGAATACAAAACTCTGGATAGACATTATAAGGAAGTCTTCAAACAACCTGAAACTATTGATGCCCAAAGTACGACAATCAGCAAAGAAGGTTTTGATCACTTTTTACTCAAGGAAATATTTGAACAACCTCGTTCTCTAAGCAGAGCCATGGGAGAAGGGGGACGTTTGCAAGCAGAATTTGGCTCTGCTAAACTAGGGGGGTTAAATTTAGACACTCGAGACTTCTTTGATATAGAAAATATACACATAATTGGAATGGGAACAGCCTATTATGCCGGTATGGTGGGATCCCAAATCATTGAACGTCTTGCACGCATACCGACACAAGTTCTTGATGCCTCAGAATTACGTTTTAGTAATCCCATTGTAAAGAAAAACACTCTCTATTTAGCCATAAGTCAATCAGGTGAAACGGCGGATACGATCACAGCAGTAAAAGAGATCCAAAATAAAGGGGGAAGAGTCCTGGGTATCATTAATGTGGTAGGGTCAACCCTGGCTCGTCTTACAGAAGGGGGAGTCTATACCCATGGAGGCCAGGAAGTCTCCGTAGCTAGTACAAAAGCCTTTACTGCACAAATAATGGCACTAACCTTATTAGCGCTGCTCTTAGGACGAAAAAAAGATGTACCCATAAGTTATGGAAAAATTCTAGTCAAAGCCCTATCTGATATACCAGCCAAGGTACAACAGATTCTGGATCAGGCTCATAAAATCAAACAGATAGCAGAAAAATATTCTTCAGCCAGTAGTTTTCTCTTTTTGGCAAGAGGCCTTAACTATCCTATTGCCCTGGAAGGAGCGCTTAAGTTAAAAGAAATTAGCTATATCCATGCAGAAGGATTTTCCTCTGGAGGTCTTAAACATGGCCCACTCGCCTTAGTGGATGAAAAGACACCTAGTGTATTCATTGTCTCAGAAGGGGAAACCTTCGAAAAATCCTTAAGTAATATGCAGGAAGTAAAAGCAAGAAAGGGAAAAATAATCGTCATTACCGATTCTCAGGATAATAGAATAAAAACATTGGCAGATGACTATTTTATTGTACCACAGTCAGAAGAAGTTCTAATGCCGCTATTGAATGTTATTCCACTTCAACTGCTTAGCTATTATATAGCCAATCATCTAGGGAGAGATGTGGATCAACCACGCAACTTGGCCAAGTCTGTTACAACAGATTAA
- the rfbB gene encoding dTDP-glucose 4,6-dehydratase — MQKIIVTGGAGFIGSNFVHYLITNHADIHVTVLDKLTYAGNKENLSGLPEDRFTFVKGDIADVDLVDSLVKETDAVVHYAAESHNDNSLENPYPFIHTNLVGTYVLLEACRKYNVRYHHVSTDEVYGDLPLREELPHSGTGPGEIFTETTPYNPSSPYSASKAGSDLLVKAWIRSFGLKGTISNCSNNYGPYQHIEKYIPRQITNILCGIKPKLYGEGKNVRDWIHTDDHSRAVWLVLTKGTIGETYLIGADGEKDNKTVMEMILELMGQPGNAYDHVKDRPGHDRRYGIDSSKLQTELGWKPIHTDFREGLSKTIEWYKNNEQWWRSQKDAVEAAYSKNGQ, encoded by the coding sequence ATGCAGAAAATAATCGTTACCGGGGGAGCAGGATTCATTGGCTCCAATTTTGTCCACTACCTGATAACAAACCATGCAGATATACATGTGACTGTACTGGATAAATTAACCTATGCAGGGAATAAAGAGAATCTCTCAGGTCTTCCCGAAGATAGGTTTACCTTTGTTAAGGGAGATATTGCCGATGTAGACTTAGTGGATAGTCTTGTCAAGGAAACCGATGCCGTTGTCCATTATGCAGCTGAATCCCATAATGATAATTCCCTTGAGAACCCCTATCCTTTTATCCATACTAATTTGGTAGGGACTTATGTCTTATTGGAAGCTTGTCGAAAATACAATGTTCGTTACCATCATGTATCAACAGATGAAGTCTATGGCGATTTACCTTTACGTGAAGAATTGCCCCATAGTGGGACAGGGCCGGGAGAAATCTTTACGGAAACCACTCCTTATAATCCCTCAAGCCCCTACTCTGCCAGCAAAGCAGGATCTGATTTGTTAGTAAAAGCATGGATACGGTCTTTTGGCCTTAAAGGAACTATATCCAATTGTTCTAATAATTACGGTCCTTATCAGCATATCGAAAAATACATTCCCAGACAGATTACTAATATTCTCTGTGGCATTAAACCCAAACTATATGGCGAGGGAAAGAATGTTAGGGATTGGATTCATACAGATGATCATTCACGAGCCGTTTGGTTAGTACTTACCAAAGGAACGATTGGTGAAACCTACCTTATTGGAGCAGATGGGGAAAAGGATAATAAAACCGTAATGGAAATGATCCTGGAATTGATGGGACAACCTGGAAATGCCTATGATCATGTCAAGGATCGCCCAGGTCATGATAGACGTTATGGAATAGATTCTTCTAAATTACAGACAGAATTAGGATGGAAACCTATTCATACTGATTTTAGAGAAGGTTTAAGTAAAACCATAGAATGGTACAAGAATAATGAACAATGGTGGAGATCACAGAAAGACGCTGTTGAAGCCGCTTATTCAAAGAATGGACAATAA
- a CDS encoding winged helix-turn-helix transcriptional regulator: protein MKKEEFDYNVFYEKCISRGYFEQITSRWAVLILAKLGEGEFRFRELYRAIQGISERMLSKNLKSLEQLKLVYRSEAKDDSNKVTYGLSESGKRLSQSLMAFIEQLYTELDNM, encoded by the coding sequence ATGAAGAAAGAAGAATTTGATTACAATGTGTTCTATGAAAAATGTATCTCCAGGGGATATTTTGAACAAATTACCAGCCGTTGGGCTGTCCTTATATTAGCTAAGCTTGGGGAAGGGGAGTTCCGTTTTCGTGAGTTATACCGGGCTATTCAGGGGATAAGTGAAAGAATGCTGTCCAAAAATCTCAAGTCATTGGAGCAACTTAAGTTAGTCTATCGTAGTGAGGCTAAAGATGATTCCAACAAAGTGACTTATGGATTAAGTGAATCAGGTAAAAGGCTATCTCAGTCTCTCATGGCTTTCATTGAGCAATTATACACAGAGCTGGATAATATGTGA
- a CDS encoding SDR family oxidoreductase: MTYAITGSTGQLGNFVIKHLLEAGIKPESILPLARSEEKAKTLKELGLTPQYGSYEDKASLVKAFTGADKLLLISSSEVGKRTDQHKNAINAAKEAGVKQVIYTSITDADNSTSFLAPEHKATEQALKESGLDYVLLRNNWYIENFLQDAQQALETGQLISASNGQSFSPATRSDYAKAAVKVLTTEGHSKKIYELTGLNMTYQDMAVSLSKIGNKDIKSVDISLEDMNEGLKKAGLDDNTIWFVMEIQKTINAGNLSPYSKDLETLIGSTPTSFEEGIKTFL, encoded by the coding sequence ATGACATATGCTATTACCGGTTCAACAGGTCAACTGGGAAACTTTGTAATTAAACATCTATTAGAGGCTGGTATCAAACCAGAATCTATATTGCCACTAGCCAGATCTGAAGAAAAAGCTAAGACACTAAAGGAATTAGGTCTAACACCACAATACGGAAGCTATGAAGACAAAGCCTCTCTAGTTAAAGCTTTCACAGGTGCTGATAAACTACTACTCATATCAAGCAGTGAAGTGGGTAAAAGAACAGATCAACATAAAAACGCCATCAATGCAGCAAAAGAGGCTGGTGTAAAACAAGTAATATACACCAGTATTACTGATGCTGATAATTCCACAAGCTTTCTAGCACCAGAACATAAAGCCACAGAACAAGCCTTAAAGGAATCCGGCTTAGACTATGTACTACTAAGAAATAACTGGTACATTGAAAACTTCCTACAAGATGCTCAACAAGCATTAGAAACAGGACAGCTGATATCCGCTTCCAATGGTCAATCATTCAGTCCGGCCACTAGATCAGATTATGCGAAGGCGGCTGTAAAAGTACTGACAACAGAAGGTCATTCAAAAAAGATTTATGAATTAACAGGACTAAATATGACCTATCAAGATATGGCAGTCTCCTTAAGCAAGATAGGAAACAAAGACATTAAGTCTGTCGATATATCCCTGGAAGACATGAATGAAGGCCTGAAGAAAGCTGGTCTTGATGACAATACAATCTGGTTCGTCATGGAAATCCAAAAGACTATTAATGCAGGGAATTTGTCCCCCTATTCTAAGGACTTGGAAACATTAATTGGATCTACACCAACTTCCTTCGAAGAAGGCATTAAAACCTTCCTATAA
- a CDS encoding superoxide dismutase, which yields MAFTLPELPYAFDALEPHIDAKTMEIHHGKHHSGYVSKLNAAVEGSSVAGKSIEDLLSDLSKLPADIKTAVQNNGGGHANHSLFWQILSKEGAKAPVGKVKAAIDSELGGFDSFKDTFSKAAATRFGSGWAWLVVGSDKKLKVYSTANQDSPLSLGDTPILGLDVWEHAYYLNYQNKRPEYIENFFAVINWDKVEELYTSAI from the coding sequence ATGGCTTTTACTTTACCCGAATTACCCTATGCCTTTGATGCATTGGAACCACATATTGATGCTAAAACTATGGAAATACACCACGGAAAGCACCATTCAGGATACGTTAGCAAATTAAATGCTGCTGTAGAAGGATCATCTGTAGCAGGAAAATCTATAGAAGATTTACTAAGCGACTTAAGCAAGCTACCAGCTGATATTAAAACAGCGGTTCAGAATAACGGAGGCGGACATGCTAATCATAGTCTATTCTGGCAGATCCTCAGCAAAGAGGGAGCCAAAGCTCCTGTAGGCAAGGTTAAGGCAGCCATTGATTCAGAACTAGGTGGTTTTGATTCTTTTAAAGACACTTTTTCTAAAGCAGCAGCTACCAGATTTGGTTCTGGATGGGCATGGTTAGTCGTAGGAAGCGACAAAAAACTTAAAGTCTACTCAACGGCAAACCAAGATAGTCCTCTTAGCTTAGGTGATACCCCCATTCTAGGTTTGGATGTATGGGAACATGCTTATTACCTTAACTATCAGAACAAGAGACCCGAATATATTGAAAACTTCTTTGCTGTAATCAATTGGGACAAAGTGGAAGAACTCTATACTTCTGCTATTTAA